The genomic stretch CCGAACGCCGATGGCTGGCCTTCCTCGGGCCGACCCACTAGGACACCTTTGCAATGCGCCATCAGATGCATGACCTGCTGGCCCCGCTGCCGGGGACCGCACGCCAGATCCACAGCTTCCACTTCGGCCTGCAGAAGGGCCAAGGCAAGATCTACATCCAGTCCTCGCTGCACGCCGACGAACTGCCCGGCATGCTGGTGGCCTGGCACCTCAAGCAACGGCTGACGGAGCTGGAGGCCGCCGGCCGCCTGCGCAGCGAAATCGTGCTGGTGCCGGTGGCCAACCCGGTCGGCCTCGAACAAGTGCTGATGGACGTGCCGCTGGGCCGCTACGAGCTGGAGAGCGGGCAGAACTTCAACCGCTGGTTCGTCGACCTCAGCGAAGAGATCGGCAACGACGTCGCCGAGCGGCTGGGCGACGATCCCAGGCAAAACCTCGAACTGATCCGCGCCAGCCTGCGTACCGCCTTAGGCCGCCAGACACCCGCCACCCAACTGCAGTCCCAGCGACTGACCCTGCAGCGGCTGGCCTGCGATGCGGACATGGTGCTGGACCTGCACTGCGACTTCGAGGCCGTCACCCACCTCTACACCACGCCCGAGGCCTGGCCGCAGGTCGAACCGCTGGCGCGCTGCATCGGCTCGCAAGCCAGCCTGCTGGCCACCGACTCCGGCGGCCAGTCGTTCGACGAATGCTTCACGCTGCTCTGGTGGCAGTTGCAGGAGCGCTTCGGCGAACGCTTCGACATTCCGCCCGGCAGCTTTTCGGTGACCGTCGAACTGCGCGGTCAGGGCGACGTCAGCCATCCGCTGGCCGAACAGGACAGCCAGGCGCTGATCGATTACCTGACGCACTTCGGCGCAATCGCCGGCGAACCGGCGCCGCTGCCGCCGCTGCCCTTCCCCGCCACGCCGCTGGCCGGGGTCGAGCCGGTCGCCACGCCGGTCGGCGGGCTGCTGGTGTTCACCGCCACGCCGGGCCAATACCTGGAGGCCGGCCAACGCATCGCCGACATCATCGACCCGATCACCGACCGCGTGACGCCCGTCCACTGCACCGTCGCCGGCCTGCTGTACGCGCGCTCGCTGCGCCGCATGGCCACCGCCGGCATGGTCATCGCCCATGTGGCCGGCGCCGAAGCCTACCGCAGCGGCTATCTGCTTTCGCCTTGAGGATGCCTGTTCCATGTACAAACTGACTGTTGAAGACCTGCACAAGAGCTACGGCGACCATCAGGTGCTCAAAGGCGTCTCGCTCAAGGCCAAGACCGGCGACGTGATCAGCCTGATCGGCGCCAGCGGCTCGGGCAAGAGCACGTTCCTGCGCTGCATCAATTTCCTCGAACAGCCCAACAGCGGCGCGATGAGCCTCGACGGCCAGTCGATCCGCATGGCCAGCGACCGCCACGGCATGCACGTCGCCGATCCGGATGAGCTGCAGCGCCTGCGCACCCGCCTGGCCATGGTGTTCCAGCACTTCAACCTGTGGAGCCACATGACCGTGCTGGAGAACATCACCATGGCCCCCCGCCGGGTGCTGGGCTGCGCCAAGGCCGAGGCCGAAGACCGCGCCCGCCGCTACCTGGACAAGGTCGGCCTGCCGGCGCGGGTGGCCGACCAGTACCCGGCGTTCCTGTCCGGCGGCCAGCAGCAGCGGGTGGCCATCGCCCGCGCGCTGGCGATGGAGCCGGAGGTCATGCTGTTCGACGAACCGACCTCGGCCCTCGACCCGGAACTGGTCGGCGAGGTGCTCAAGGTGATCCAGGGCCTGGCCGACGAAGGCCGCACCATGATCATGGTGACCCACGAGATGAGCTTTGCGCGCAAGGTGTCCAGCCAGGTGCTGTTCCTGCACCAGGGGCTGGTGGAGGAAGAAGGCGCGCCGGAGGAGGTGCTGGGCAACCCCAAGAGCGAGCGGCTCAAGCAGTTCCTCAGCGGCAACCTCAAGTGAACCGTCCCTGAAAACGCAACGGCCGGTCAGCGGAGACCTTTTCGGCTTCCGTTGACCGGCCGTTCATGCGGGCGACGGTTCAAGCGACAGGCGCTGGCGGCGGCTCGTCCGGCAAGGTGGGCTCGCCGGGCTCGGTCGGCTGTTCGTTGGGCGTGTCGGGGTCGGGTTGACCGGGAATGCCCCCGGCCATGCCGACGGGCGGATGCGCCAGTAACGACCAGGCCAGTACCCCGACCTGATTGGGCTCGAGCCTTGCCAGTTCGGCGGTGATTCGCGGATCGATCTTCATGGGGCCTCCTCGGCGAAGGCCCGCTCTGCACGGGGCAAAACGGGCGGTACACCCCATAGAGTGTCCACCCGCCGAAGAATTCCCGGCAAATGCCGGACGGACGGATCAGGTGCGCGGTAGGGTCACGCCGCGTTGGCCCTGGTACTTGCCGCCGCGATCCTTGTAGGAGACTTCGCATTGCTCGTCGGATTCCAGGAACAGCATCTGCGCCACGCCTTCGTTGGCGTAGATCTTCGCCGGCAGGTTGGTGGTGTTCGAGAACTCCAGGGTCACGTGGCCTTCCCACTCGGGTTCCAGCGGCGTGACGTTGACGATGATGCCGCAGCGGGCGTAGGTGCTCTTGCCCAGGCAGATGGTCAGCACGTTGCGCGGAATGCGGAAGTACTCGACGGTGCTGGCCAGGGCGAAGGAGTTCGGCGGAATGATGCACACGTCGCTGTGGATGTCGACGAAGCTGCCGGCGTCGAAGTTCTTCGGGTCGACGATGGCCGAGTTGATGTTGGTGAACACCTTGAAATGATTGGTGCAACGCACGTCGTAGCCGTAGCTCGACACACCGTAGGAAATCACGCGGCTGTCGTCGCTGCCGCGCATCTGTCGCTCGACGAACGGTTCGATCATGCCGTGTTCCTGCGCCATGCGGCGAATCCACTTGTCCGATTTGATGCTCATGGCGGGTGTCCTGAATAGCGAGGTGGAAAAAATCTGTCCGGCATCTTACCGGGCGCGTCGCCGGGTTCAAAGTCCGGGGCGCGATTATCCCCGCACAGCCAGGTTTCACGGGGCCTGGCGACGAACCGTCACACCGCCGGTCCCGAAAACGGAGAAACCTTCGCAAGAAGCATTGGCACGTTCATGAAAAAGGGTTAAGGTGGCGCCACTGTGCTGCTTGTGTCACTGAGAATCTCTCCACGATATGTTGAATTTCGATCCAACCGTCTACAAGAATTTTTCCTGCTCTTTGCACTCAGTCTCGGCCAGGGTTCTTCCTGAGTCGCAGTAATCTTTGTCCAAGGAGTTTCACCATGTCCAATCGCCAAACCGGTACCGTTAAGTGGTTCAACGATGAGAAAGGCTTCGGCTTCATCACCCCACAATCCGGTGACGATCTGTTCGTACACTTCAAAGCCATCCAGGCTGACGGTTTCAAAACCCTGAAAGAAGGCCAGCAGGTTTCTTTCATCGCTACCCGCGGTCAGAAAGGCATGCAAGCTGAAGAAGTACAAGTTATCTAACTTGTCGCTTTAGCGAAAAAAGAGCCCCGCCCTCAAAGCGGGGCTTTTTTGTGGGCGCCGTTCAGGGCCCAGGCAAAAAAACGCAGCCCGACGGCTGCGTTCTTTTGTGGGCGGCGTTACCAGGCCACGCCGAACCCGGCGGTGTAGCGGGTCTTGTTCAGGTCCGCGTCGTTGGTGCCGCTGATGATGTCGCGCTCGGCCTTGACGTTCAGCGAGGCCCAGTCGGTGACCTTGTAGCGCAGGCCCATTTCCGCATCCAGGGCGTAGTTCGCGACATCGGACAACGGCTTGCCGACTTCGCCGTTGGTGAAGAACTCCACCTTCTTGCCGATCAGGTAGCGGTTGTAGTCCCACTTCACCGCCACCGAGTAGAAATTGTCCTTGCTGCCGTCGCGGTACTCATAGT from Pseudomonas ekonensis encodes the following:
- a CDS encoding ABC transporter ATP-binding protein; translated protein: MYKLTVEDLHKSYGDHQVLKGVSLKAKTGDVISLIGASGSGKSTFLRCINFLEQPNSGAMSLDGQSIRMASDRHGMHVADPDELQRLRTRLAMVFQHFNLWSHMTVLENITMAPRRVLGCAKAEAEDRARRYLDKVGLPARVADQYPAFLSGGQQQRVAIARALAMEPEVMLFDEPTSALDPELVGEVLKVIQGLADEGRTMIMVTHEMSFARKVSSQVLFLHQGLVEEEGAPEEVLGNPKSERLKQFLSGNLK
- a CDS encoding cold-shock protein codes for the protein MSNRQTGTVKWFNDEKGFGFITPQSGDDLFVHFKAIQADGFKTLKEGQQVSFIATRGQKGMQAEEVQVI
- the dcd gene encoding dCTP deaminase; translation: MSIKSDKWIRRMAQEHGMIEPFVERQMRGSDDSRVISYGVSSYGYDVRCTNHFKVFTNINSAIVDPKNFDAGSFVDIHSDVCIIPPNSFALASTVEYFRIPRNVLTICLGKSTYARCGIIVNVTPLEPEWEGHVTLEFSNTTNLPAKIYANEGVAQMLFLESDEQCEVSYKDRGGKYQGQRGVTLPRT
- a CDS encoding succinylglutamate desuccinylase/aspartoacylase family protein, producing the protein MRHQMHDLLAPLPGTARQIHSFHFGLQKGQGKIYIQSSLHADELPGMLVAWHLKQRLTELEAAGRLRSEIVLVPVANPVGLEQVLMDVPLGRYELESGQNFNRWFVDLSEEIGNDVAERLGDDPRQNLELIRASLRTALGRQTPATQLQSQRLTLQRLACDADMVLDLHCDFEAVTHLYTTPEAWPQVEPLARCIGSQASLLATDSGGQSFDECFTLLWWQLQERFGERFDIPPGSFSVTVELRGQGDVSHPLAEQDSQALIDYLTHFGAIAGEPAPLPPLPFPATPLAGVEPVATPVGGLLVFTATPGQYLEAGQRIADIIDPITDRVTPVHCTVAGLLYARSLRRMATAGMVIAHVAGAEAYRSGYLLSP